The genomic stretch TGATGATCGGGAACGGCAGCCAGGCCGCCACCTTCCGGACGAGGCCCGTGACGCCCAGCGCCAGCACCAGGAGCCCCGAGACGAGGTAGGCGCCGACCATCTGCGCGAACGTGAAGTCCTGCAGCGCCCCGGCGACCAGCACGGCTCCGGGGATGCTCCAGGCGCCGGTGATCGGCATCTTGTAGTAGAGCCCGAGCACGAGCGAGATCAGCCCGCCGAAGACGTAGATGCCGAAGATCCACGAGGCGGTCTGCGCGGCCGAGAGTCCCGCCTCGTTCGCGCCGTTGATGACGATGAGCGCGGGGCCCGTGCAGCCGAACACGGCGGCCACCAGGCCCGCACCCACCGTGGCCACGTTGAGTCGCCGGGGAAGGTCACGGAGCCCGGAGCGGAAGCCGGGGCCCCGCTCCAACAAGCCCCGCTCGGCAGGAACGAGGTCAGTGTCCTGGTTTGTCACGCTCTTGCTCATCGGGCTGCGCCATCCTTGCTCTCGATGCGGGGAGTGGTGTTCGACTGGGACGCGGACTCGTAGTCACCCGCGACGAGCTTGCGGCGCAGGATCTTGCCCACCGGGCTCTTGGGGATCTCGGTGACGACGACGACGTGCTTGGGGCGCTTGTAGGGCGACAGGCCGGACGCTTCCCGTGCCCACGTCCGGATCCGGTCCGCGACGGTGTCGGGGTCCTCGGACGTCGAGGCCGGGACGACGAAGGCGGTGACCGCCTGTCCCCACTTCTCGTCGGGGAGGCCCACCACGGCCACCTCGGCGACGTCGGCGGACCGGGCGAGGACGTCCTCGACCTCGACCGGGTGGACGTTCTCCCCGCCGGTGATGATCATGTCGTCCACCCGGCCGACGACCCAGAGGTCGCCGTCCTCGTCGATCTGCCCGAGGTCGCCGGTGTGGTACCAGCCGTCGCGCAGCCCGCGCTCGTCGGCGTCCGGCCGGTTCCAGTAGCCGGCGAAGGCCTCGTCGGACTGCAGGGACGCCACGATCTCCCCGGACTCGCCCGGAGGAAGGGGCTCGTGCGAGCCCCCCGCCTCCGGGCTGACCACGCGCAGCCGGGAGAACACACCCGGGCGGCCGGCGCTGCCCGGCTTGCGGGCAGCGTTCGGCTCGATGGAGAAGGTGTAGACCTCGCTGGACCCGTAGTGGTTGATGAACACCTCGGGGTTCAGGTCGTCGACCAGCCGCTCGGTCAGGGTGGACGTCATCGGCGCTCCGGCATAGCCGATCTTGCGGACGGAGGCGGCGGCCTGGGGCAGCCTGCCCGTGCGCGCCAAGGCCCAGAACGCGGTGGGCACGAGGTACAGGCTCGTGACCTGCTCGCTCTCGATGAGCTCCAGCGCCCGGTCGACGTCGAAGAACGGCAACTCCACGAACGTGCCACCGACGATCACCATCGACAGCAGCGAGCGCAAACCCATGGTGTGGTACATCGGCATGGCCCCGAGCGTCACCTCGCCGGTGGCGTACTGGGACTGGACCACGTGCGCCACCGACGCGGAGACCTCGTTGCGTTGCGTCCGGGGCACGCCCTTCGGCCGCCCCGTGGTCCCCGACGTGTACAGCATCACGCTGGGGTCGTCGTCGGTGACCGGAACGCTCGGCGGCGCGTCGGCCTGCTGCGCCACGAGGTCCTCGAAGTCGGCCGCGCCGGCCAGGGGCCGGGATCCGGCGTGGAGGATCCGTGGCGCGCACGTCGCCGCCGCCAGAGCCTGTTCCGCGACGTCGCCGGCGAAGTCGTCGGTGACGACGACGGCCGGTTCGGCGTCGTCGAGGCAGTAGGCGAGCTCCGCCGTGCCGAGCCGGACGTTCAGTGGCGTCGACATGAGCCCGAGCTTCTGCAGCGCGAGGTGGGTGGATGCCATGACCTCGGAGTTGGACAGGAATGTCGCGACCCTGTCCCCCGGTCGGGCACCCGCCGCGAGCAGCGCATGGGCGATCCGGTTGGTGCGCTCGTCCCATTCCCGGTACGTCAGCCGGCGCGAGCCGGCGATCCCGACGCGGTCGGGATAGCGCTCCGCCGTCCACGTCAATGCCTGACCGATCTGCATTCCGCCCCTTCCGGCGAGCGAGCCAACAGGATCCGGCTCGTCTTGCGTCGAGCCGACCGGCCATCGCCCCCTGCGGGGGACGACTGCTGCTCAGGTCCGAACCAAATGGTTCCTAAAGGATCGTCCGTATTGGACGGTGCAGACCGTAGGGTGTGTTGCCGATCACGTCAAGCCCCGTCGCCGGACGCGGAGCGGTATGTCGGGTCGGTCGCGGATCAGCCGGACCGGAAGGGCCCCGGTCAGTGGCGTGCGGAGCTCATCTCGTCACGCGAGAGTGGGGTGGCAGCCTCTACCGGTCCGACGCCACGTCGGCCCGGGTACCCGATGGCGCCCCGTGCAACTCGTCGCCCTCGCCGAGCGCCTCTTCCTCGCGCAGGGCGGTCCAGAAGCGGAGCGCGGCCCGCTCCATCTCGAGTCCCAGCCGGAGTGTGACCATCCGCCGCGCCACGCTGGGAACCCTGCCGTAGCGCTCCTGCATGTCCTCGTAGACGCGGATGCGCTGCTCGTGCTGCTCGATCTGCTCACGGGCCAGGCGCCCCACGTTCGCCGGCTCCCCGAGCTCGTTGAAGAAGAGCTTGAGCTCCGCGACGTCCCGCAGCTGGAAGTGCTCGTTCGTAGGCGCCGCGAGCCAGGCCCGCACCTCACGCATCCCGGCGTCGGTGATGGAATAGGTCCGGCGGCGGCGGCCGTCCCGCTCGCTGTCGGCCGAGAGCAGCCCGAGCTTCTCCAGACGCTGCGGCTCGGAGTACAACCCGGCATGAGGGAACGGCCAGAAATACCCGATCGACCGTTGGATGGCGCGCTTGAGGTCGTAGGACGTGGACGGGCCGCGCAGCGCGACCATCCCGAGAACCACGTAGGACGTGGGGGACAGCCGCTCGTTCACCATGCTTGTCACTGTAACCATCCATGCTGTATGGTCTGTTTCAGATCGTTAGCACGACGGTGGAGGCGGTCACCCGGTTGCGCCGGGTCCCTTCACCGACAATCCCCCACTCCGCCGTCCCGCCGACCTCCGGATCTCGAGCCGGTCGCGGCGGTCCGGCCGCGGGCGCCAGTCCCTCGGAGGTTAGCCGTGCCAGACCCGAACACCGTCGCGGCGTCGCCCGTCGTCCCGGAGGAGTCCGCGCCCACGGACGCCGGCACGCCCAGCGAGCACATCGGCGGTCCCGGGGCTCCGCGCTGGACGCCCAGCCGCGTCGAGGACGCCCCGCTGGTGACCGGGCAGGGCCGTTTCCTCGACGACATCGACCCGCTGCCCGGCACCCTCGTCGCGGCGATCGTCCGGAGCCCCCACCCGCACGCCCGCATCCGGAACGTCGACCTCGGCCGCGCCCGCCGGCACCCCGGCGTCACCGCGGTCATCGGCCCCGACGAGGTGCTGGCCGCGCTGCGGCCCTTCCCACTGTCGGTCACGACCCGCATGCCGTACTTCCCCACGGGCACGGACAAGGTCCGCTACGTCGGCGAGCCGGTGGCGGTCGTCGTCGCCTCCGACCGGTTCGTCGCCGAGGACGCCGCCGAGCTGGTGAGCGTCGACTACGAGCTGCTCGACCCCGTGGTCGCCGTGCGCACGGCGCTGGCCGAGGACGCGACGCTGCTGCACGAGGACAACGGTTCCAACGTCGCCACCGACCGCACCTTCTCCTTCGGCGAGGTCGACCGCGCCTTCGCCGACGCCGCGCACGTGGTCGTCGGCGAGTACGACTTCCCGCGCTACTCGTCGGTGCCGATGGAGTGCTACTCCGTCATCGCCAACTGGACCGAGGACGCCGCGGGTCCCGCCATCGAGGCGTGGGCCAACTTCCACGGCCCGTTCACGATGGTGCCGGTCATGGCCGGTGCGCTGGGCATCCCGACCTCGCGGGTGCGGCTGCACGTGCCGGCCGACATCGGCGGCAGCTTCGGCATCAAGGCCGGGATCTACCCCTACGTCGTCCTCATGGCGCTGGCCTCCAAGCACGCCCGGACGCCGGTCCGGTGGTCCGAGGACCGGGTCGAGCACCTGCTCGCCAGCTCCTCGGGTTCCGACCGGATGATGCGCTTCGAGGCCGCGGTCGACGCCCAGGGAACGGTCACCGCGCTGCGCACCGACCTCGTCGACAACGTCGGCGCCTACATGCGCCCGCCCGAGCCGAGCACCCTCTACCGCTGCTACGGCAACATCACCGGCGCCTACCGGATCCCGGCGGTGGCGATCCGCGCTCGCGCCGTCGTCACCAACACCATGCCCACGGGGCTCAACCGCGGGTTCGGTGGCCAGCAGCTCTACTTCGGGCTGGAACGGCTGATGGACGACATCGCGGCGCAGACCGGGCTGGACCCGGTCGACCTGCGCTGCCGCAACCTCGTCCCGGCCGACGCCTTCCCCTACGAGACCCCCACCGGCGGTGTCTACGACTCCGGCGACTACCAGAAGGCCGTCGCCCTCGCCGTCGACAACGCCGATCTGCCCGAGCTGCGACGGCGCCAGGCCGAGGCCCGCGAGCGGGGCGAGCTGTACGGCATCGGTGTCGCTCTCGTCGTCGACCCCTCCGGCACCAACATCGGCTACGTCGGCCTGGCCACCCCCGCCGAGGAGCGCAAGCCCGGCCGTGACAAGTCCGGCTCGACCGAGCACGTGCGGGTCAGCGTCGACATGCAGGGGACCGTCACGGTGATGCTGGGCAGCGTCCCGCAGGGCCAAGGACACGCCACCACGGCCCGGCAGGTCGCGGCGAAGCGTCTCGGCCTGCCCGAGGAGTCCGTCCGGGTCGTCATCGACATGGACACCGCGACCACGCCGTGGACGGTCACCTCCGGCAGCTACTCCTCCCGGTTCGCGCCGCTGGTCACCAGCGCCGTGGTCCAGGCCTGCGACCGGATCGCCGAGACGATCAAGGCGGCCGGCAGCGTGCTGCTGGAGGCCGCGCCCGAGCAGCTCGAGCTGGCCGAGGGCACGGTGCGCCTGATCGGCCACCCCACGCGTGCGGCGGAGTTCCGGCACGCCGCCGGGGTCGTGCACTGGGACCCGGCGGCCCTGCCCGAGGGGACGTCGGCCCGCCTCTACGAGGAGGCGGCCTTCACGCCGAACGCCAAGGCGGCCACCCGGGACGAGAAGATCAACTCCAGCCTGTGCTACGGGTTCGTGGCCGAGGTGGTGGCCCTGCGGATCGACCCCGAGACGCTGGAGATCAGCCTGGAGAGGGTGTCCAGCGTCCACGACGCCGGCACGGTGCTGAACCAGACGCTCCTCGACGGCCAGGTGTACGGCGCCCTCGTGCACGCCCTCGGCGGCGCGATGTACGAGGAGTTCACCTACTCCGACGGCGGCCAGCCCACCTCGGCGACCTTCCTCGACTACCTCTGCCCGACCACGGCGGAGGCCCGCTTCCCGCTGGTCACCGATCACGTCGTCTCGCCGTCCCCGCTCACCCCGCTGGGTGCCAAGGGCTGCGGCGAGGGGAGCTCGATGAGCTTCCCGGTGGCGCTGGCCAACGCGGTCACCGACGCCCTCTCGCCCCATGGCCTGCAGATCAATCAGCTGCCGGTGCACGGGAACCTGCTGCACGACCTGCTCGACGGCGTCCGCCGTCCGGCCTGACCCCCACCCCCCGGACAGACAAGGAGCTGGCGCATGCCCACGACCGGAGGCGACGTCCTTCTCGACCACGGCCACGACGGCCAGGTCGCGTACCTGACACTCACGCACGGCGGCTACACCATCGTGACCATGGAGATGCGGGCCAAGATGGCCCAGCGCTTCGCCGAGATCGACCGCGACCCGAACGTCCGCGCCGTCGTCGTCCGCTCGGACGGCAAGCACTTCACCTCCGGTGGCGACATCGCCGGCTTCATGGAGGTCGACCCGATCGACCTCACCGACCTCGGCCAGGACATCACTGCGCCGGCGCGCAGCGCCAAGCCGGTCGTCGTCGCGGTCGACGGCTACTGCTTCGGCGTCGGACTGGAGCTCGCCCTGTCCTGCGACATCCGGCTGGCCACCGAGCGCAGCGAGTTCGCGCTGCCGGAGATGAATCTCGGCATGATCCCGGGCAGCGGCGGCACCCAGCGCCTGGCCCGGCTGATCGGGCTCTCCCGGGCGAAGTTCCACATCCTCACCGCGAC from Blastococcus sp. PRF04-17 encodes the following:
- a CDS encoding class I adenylate-forming enzyme family protein → MQIGQALTWTAERYPDRVGIAGSRRLTYREWDERTNRIAHALLAAGARPGDRVATFLSNSEVMASTHLALQKLGLMSTPLNVRLGTAELAYCLDDAEPAVVVTDDFAGDVAEQALAAATCAPRILHAGSRPLAGAADFEDLVAQQADAPPSVPVTDDDPSVMLYTSGTTGRPKGVPRTQRNEVSASVAHVVQSQYATGEVTLGAMPMYHTMGLRSLLSMVIVGGTFVELPFFDVDRALELIESEQVTSLYLVPTAFWALARTGRLPQAAASVRKIGYAGAPMTSTLTERLVDDLNPEVFINHYGSSEVYTFSIEPNAARKPGSAGRPGVFSRLRVVSPEAGGSHEPLPPGESGEIVASLQSDEAFAGYWNRPDADERGLRDGWYHTGDLGQIDEDGDLWVVGRVDDMIITGGENVHPVEVEDVLARSADVAEVAVVGLPDEKWGQAVTAFVVPASTSEDPDTVADRIRTWAREASGLSPYKRPKHVVVVTEIPKSPVGKILRRKLVAGDYESASQSNTTPRIESKDGAAR
- a CDS encoding PadR family transcriptional regulator, whose amino-acid sequence is MVNERLSPTSYVVLGMVALRGPSTSYDLKRAIQRSIGYFWPFPHAGLYSEPQRLEKLGLLSADSERDGRRRRTYSITDAGMREVRAWLAAPTNEHFQLRDVAELKLFFNELGEPANVGRLAREQIEQHEQRIRVYEDMQERYGRVPSVARRMVTLRLGLEMERAALRFWTALREEEALGEGDELHGAPSGTRADVASDR
- a CDS encoding xanthine dehydrogenase family protein molybdopterin-binding subunit — translated: MPDPNTVAASPVVPEESAPTDAGTPSEHIGGPGAPRWTPSRVEDAPLVTGQGRFLDDIDPLPGTLVAAIVRSPHPHARIRNVDLGRARRHPGVTAVIGPDEVLAALRPFPLSVTTRMPYFPTGTDKVRYVGEPVAVVVASDRFVAEDAAELVSVDYELLDPVVAVRTALAEDATLLHEDNGSNVATDRTFSFGEVDRAFADAAHVVVGEYDFPRYSSVPMECYSVIANWTEDAAGPAIEAWANFHGPFTMVPVMAGALGIPTSRVRLHVPADIGGSFGIKAGIYPYVVLMALASKHARTPVRWSEDRVEHLLASSSGSDRMMRFEAAVDAQGTVTALRTDLVDNVGAYMRPPEPSTLYRCYGNITGAYRIPAVAIRARAVVTNTMPTGLNRGFGGQQLYFGLERLMDDIAAQTGLDPVDLRCRNLVPADAFPYETPTGGVYDSGDYQKAVALAVDNADLPELRRRQAEARERGELYGIGVALVVDPSGTNIGYVGLATPAEERKPGRDKSGSTEHVRVSVDMQGTVTVMLGSVPQGQGHATTARQVAAKRLGLPEESVRVVIDMDTATTPWTVTSGSYSSRFAPLVTSAVVQACDRIAETIKAAGSVLLEAAPEQLELAEGTVRLIGHPTRAAEFRHAAGVVHWDPAALPEGTSARLYEEAAFTPNAKAATRDEKINSSLCYGFVAEVVALRIDPETLEISLERVSSVHDAGTVLNQTLLDGQVYGALVHALGGAMYEEFTYSDGGQPTSATFLDYLCPTTAEARFPLVTDHVVSPSPLTPLGAKGCGEGSSMSFPVALANAVTDALSPHGLQINQLPVHGNLLHDLLDGVRRPA
- a CDS encoding enoyl-CoA hydratase/isomerase family protein codes for the protein MPTTGGDVLLDHGHDGQVAYLTLTHGGYTIVTMEMRAKMAQRFAEIDRDPNVRAVVVRSDGKHFTSGGDIAGFMEVDPIDLTDLGQDITAPARSAKPVVVAVDGYCFGVGLELALSCDIRLATERSEFALPEMNLGMIPGSGGTQRLARLIGLSRAKFHILTATRIKAQQALDWGLVSDQLYPDRDALYEATEKLVEKLIRFSPAALRTGKEVLDRGVDGPLYTGIELERKAYSMLRATQDFAEGVKAFGEKRTPEFTGR